From Macrobrachium rosenbergii isolate ZJJX-2024 chromosome 17, ASM4041242v1, whole genome shotgun sequence, one genomic window encodes:
- the LOC136847672 gene encoding alkylglycerol monooxygenase-like — MELIENRTSPSPCLVTLNLSDVGRSFVLSNDSEEEFLLSPVPQPNVPGYTLQGIWWLVWLVCLEYLALWWQGQRLPDLHDNILSLVHATFYEVSKLFVRGFEYGAYVWVWSRYSFFPPPDDSLLSLLLMVVVVDFGFYWLHRASHEIMVLWAVHQVHHSSEEFSMAVGLRHSPLQRLFSWVFYLPLALFGVPPTHMLAHVQFNTLFQCWTHTEAIRTVGPLEYIFNTPSHHRVHHGCNIYCLDKNYGGIFIMWDRLFGTFQKELSDQEIVYGIVFQPERFNPLYHQIFYLMGALKKAQSLSTWSDSVSALIKGPSWAPGSPWTGWVEDKLDIRGPRDHVPVSAVSATHCYVIVHFLAALSLTSYLAPLTEAGLAETLVYSVMVVASLTSIGILYEDSPYARPMELTRCCVSLAFCMLVPLSSATVLATITTVYAASFVLWAVIPDGIMGHKV; from the exons aTGGAGTTAATAGAAAATCGGACGAGCCCGTCGCCGTGTCTAGTGACACTGAATCTCTCAGACGTCGGAAGATCATTCGTACTGAGCAATGACAGCGAGGAAGAGTTCCTGTTGTCTCCGGTTCCCCAGCCGAATGTACCTGGGTATACATTACAG GGCATCTGGTGGCTGGTTTGGTTGGTGTGCCTGGAATACCTGGCACTGTGGTGGCAAGGTCAACGTTTGCCAGACCTCCATGACAACATTCTCTCGCTGGTCCACGCAACGTTCTACGAAGTGTCCAA ACTCTTTGTAAGGGGGTTTGAATACGGAGCCTATGTGTGGGTATGGAGCCGTTACTCATTCTTCCCTCCTCCAGACGATTCCCTTCTGTCCCTCCTCCTGATGGTGGTCGTGGTAGACTTCGGATTCTATTGGCTGCATCGAGCTAGTCATG AAATCATGGTGCTGTGGGCAGTTCACCAAGTTCACCACAGCAGCGAAGAGTTTAGCATGGCAGTGGGTCTTCGCCATTCTCCCCTCCAGAGACTTTTCTCCTGGGTGTTCTATTTGCCTTTGGCACTCTTTGGCGTCCCGCCGACGCACATGTTGGCCCACGTTCAGTTCAACACGCTCTTCCAGTGCTGGACCCATACGGAAGCCATCAGGACCGTCGGGCCCTTGGAATATATCTTCAATACTCCGTCCCATCACCGAGTTCACCATG GTTGCAACATCTATTGCCTGGACAAAAACTACGGCGGAATCTTCATCATGTGGGACCGTCTCTTTGGCACCTTCCAAAAAGAACTGTCCGATCAGGAGATCGTTTATGGGATCGTGTTCCAACCTGAGCGATTTAATCCCTTATACCACCAG ATCTTCTACCTGATGGGAGCTCTGAAGAAGGCCCAGTCGTTGTCCACCTGGAGTGACTCTGTTTCTGCCCTCATCAAAGGACCCAGCTGGGCACCAGGTTCTCCTTGGACGGGTTGGGTCGAGGATAAACTCGAT ATCAGAGGACCGCGTGACCACGTGCCTGTATCGGCAGTGTCAGCTACTCATTGCTACGTCATCGTGCACTTCTTAGCAGCGCTGTCTCTGACGTCATACCTTGCGCCTTTGACG GAGGCAGGACTAGCGGAGACGCTTGTGTACAGCGTCATGGTGGTTGCAAGCCTGACCAGCATCGGCATCTTGTACGAGGACTCCCCTTACGCCAGACCAATGGAGCTGACCCGCTGCTGCGTCTCCCTGGCCTTCTGCATGCTGGTGCCGCTCTCCTCGGCGACGGTTCTCGCCACTATCACCACAGTCTACGCAGCCTCCTTTGTCCTGTGGGCTGTGATTCCAGACGGCATCATGGGGCATAAAGTTTAG